From the genome of bacterium:
TGCAGATCATTGTTACCAACGCCTTGTTGGCGCGTCCGGCCAGGACCATTTCGACGATCTCCATGGTCTCGGCGTCGGTGACGCGCAGCCCCTGAACGAACCGCGTTTCCTTTCCGAGCCGGTCGAGCATTCGCGTTATCTCGGGGCCACCGCCGTGCACCAGCACCGGGTTGATGCCGGCGCCCTTGAGAAGCACCAGATCCTCGACGACGGTGCCGGCGTCGCCGGCGTTGAGCACGCTGCCCCCGTACTTCACGACCACGGTCTTGCCGCGCCAGGCAGCGGCGTACCGCAGCCCGGACGCGAGCATGTTTCCCTCTGATACCGGATCAGCAACTGGCATCGGCTACTCTTCCTCCTTGCGGTTCACGACAGGTAACCGCTGTTGATCTTCACGTAGGTCTCCGATAGATCGCAGGTCCATCCTGTGAAGGTGCCTACTCCCAGACCCAGATCAATCGTCACGCGGACCTCGGACGCCTTCACCACCAACCCGGCCGAAGGATAGGCCTCTGGAATCCCAACGCCCCCGCGTACTACCCAAACATCGCCGATGGCGATGGCCAGCCGGTCGGGCGCGACCTCCGCGCCGCTCCGGCCCAGCGCCGCGGAAATCCGGCCCCAGTTGAGCTCCGCGCCGTGGAACGCGGTCTTGACCAGGGGTGAGGTCATCACGGCGCCGGCCGCGAGGCGGGCGTCGGCGTCGGACGCCGCACCCCGCACCGCCACCTCCACCACCCTAGTCGTCCCCTCGCCGTCTTTGACGATCAGCCGCGCAAGCCGACCGGCCACGTCGGTGAGGCCGGACAGGAACGCCTCGTAGCGCACTCCGCTCTCGGCCAGCGGAGCCACGCCGGCAGCACCGTTGGCAAGCAGGAAGACGCTGTCGCTGGTGCTGGTATCGCCGTCCACGCTGATGCAGTTGAAGGACCGGCCCACGGCGTTCCGTAGAGCAGCCCGCAGGGCGGCCGCCTCAACCGGGGCGTCGGTG
Proteins encoded in this window:
- the argJ gene encoding bifunctional glutamate N-acetyltransferase/amino-acid acetyltransferase ArgJ, with amino-acid sequence MMDGTVTSPFGYRAAGIHCGLKPSQPDLALVVSDLPATAAGTFTTNKMRSAPVILSESRLASGRAQAVLVNSGNSNACTGERGDVDARAMTAAASAALGMPEDLVVVASTGVIGRPLPVERITAGMPALVAALGSDGMAAARAIMTTDAFPKTAAAQVDLGDGVVTIGGIAKGAGMIHPNMATMIAIMTTDAPVEAAALRAALRNAVGRSFNCISVDGDTSTSDSVFLLANGAAGVAPLAESGVRYEAFLSGLTDVAGRLARLIVKDGEGTTRVVEVAVRGAASDADARLAAGAVMTSPLVKTAFHGAELNWGRISAALGRSGAEVAPDRLAIAIGDVWVVRGGVGIPEAYPSAGLVVKASEVRVTIDLGLGVGTFTGWTCDLSETYVKINSGYLS